The region GCATCTGCGATGGCACCACTGAACACGACTATATCAGCTACAACGTTGGTGGTATTCCAGTGGCCGACGAGTGGTCCTTCAAcggttgagtagtggaagaatCACTCCTATTAAAAATCTACCggataatttaatttcaaattaactatttcaaaaataatattattttaataaacttattattaaatttaatttaatacttatttgataatatttattaatttaatattaaagtgattatattaatattaaatttaatttaataattatcttatgCATAAAtaatctattaatttaatagatttaatattaaatttaatataataaatattatattaatttaatatcttttcGTAAAAACAGCCTATTCCTGTAAAATTTCCAAAAACCAACctgataattattttaattttttgacatttttgagtaaattaattattattaaggaCGGTAACGTATAACAGAAATAAAATTCAGTTAGGCTAGTTGTTACTTACAACTGTACAGAGTGGAACGCAGCGTTTCACTAAGAACAACTTACTCCCTTCAATCCACATCGTTTTATTATACTAAGAAAAACACTAAAACTCCCCGTTTCGATAACGGTAAAAACGACCCATAACATTTTATTAATCTACAGGCTCCATTAGTTTCAACAGAAACAACAATGCCATCATTCTCGGATTCGACACACAAACTCCTGGAGTTTCGATTTGGTGGTTGATGCCCTGATGTAACTTGTGTTCTGATGTTCATGTTTTTACCTGTGTTTTTCTAACAGTAAGTTCAGGTCAAATGTCTTCTCTGCTCTTACCTGACTTTCAGTCATGCAATCGTACCCTATTTTTAAgatggattttttattttattttattttatactaaaacaaaCAGTaaagctttatatatatatattaatgaatcttctatttagaggaaaaagagagagagggaGCTGTAATTTAATGAACAAAAAAAGGAAAGCTGCAATTTGGAAGACAATTTCTTCATTGGACCCATCCCCTCGTTGATGGCAAAGATACGTTAATCTCTTTCAATCATGTGCAAGGTGGGCCACGAGCAATTAACTTTAGCCCCTCCTAGTCCTCGCTCACACATTATAGACAAAAGTATGTACGTATGATTCAAGCAAAAGATTAACATGAGACAGTTGTCATAAACAAAAGTTTAACTTTCTCGTGCTAAAAGAAAGTTGAAAAACAATTGGGAAAATAAGTTGAAATAATGATAGCCTAATATCCCAACCCAGAACTCGGAATTATAGGAATGGAAAATTTCCATCaaataaaagaaatgagaaaggaatttcataaatgtattataaaattaaacatggttgactaagggtgagtttagatggacggtgcgtttacttgcaattagtgtaaaaatagcggtgacggtgaaattagatattgtagcgatactgtagcttgaaataaaaagtaaactaaacgcagtGCACCTCACCCAATCGCATCCAAACCTAACCTAAACCTAATACTTATTATAGTGCAGCGTAAACTGCTGAATACAACAATTCTATCTCATGCAGAAATAGTCTGAAAGAGTATAGAGAGAGAGAATGATAAGTTCTCAAATCGTTAACTAAACAGAATAAGTAgtaacaaatttgattatttgaatatAACCTCTTCTGATCTTGtttgttttaatatgtattatcacgaacttatcttcttcttcttcagagAAGTTCTGCCCTGGCGGCGTATCCATACTGAGATCTCCTGATGTTATCTCGTCTCTTCTTGTAAACCAATCCACCGACGACAACCAAGCACGCTGCTATCAACACCCCCACAACGATTCCCGCCTTTTTTCCTGCGCTCATTCCTCCGCCACCACTGGCGTTCTTTACGTCCGGATTAACGTTGTTGTGGCCGATATTGCTGTAAGGAGAAGGAGAACTCGCTTGTACCGGATCTGAAGGAGACGACGCCGGAGCAGGCGACTGTGTACCGGGTGAAGGGGCTGGGGGTGGCGCGGGCGACTGTGTACCAGGTGAAGGGGCTGGGGGTGGCGCGGGCGACTGTGTACCGGGTGAAGGGGCTGGGGCTGGCGCGGGCGACTGTGTACCGGGTGAAGGGGCTGGGGCTGGCGCGGGCTGGGGCAAAATGGCAGCGAATGTGAGTTGAAGAAATAGGAGGAATGCAATGGTAAGAAATTCAAGTTTTGCCATTAGAGTAGatgtaagaaagaaaaaattgcaGTTGAAAATAGAGGAAAAAGTTCGAAGAAGAAAAACAGAGGAAGGTTCAAAAAGAAAGGCTACGGAAGAAggaatttataagggtagtaaaCACGGGGTAAATCTAGggagaaaaatattaatttagtaatgagataactattaaaatagttatttttatttgtctctaattatattttagttatttatgtttgaaatattatgtttttgtCATTTATGTTATCATTATGTTATGAAATGGTCACTCTGCCGTTAAAATTTATTACCTACTAAACGACAGTCTGATGTGGCAgttaaaatggattttaaatgctcaattgggatgagaaaatttaatttttttataaaaatagaatacAAAATTTTACCCTTAAAACTCAATTTTCTTCAATTTAAAAAGAAGCAACAATTGAGGTTTTTTTGTTACTACCACAAAAGAAAAGAGCATAAccatagaaaataaaaagaaaaagaagaaatgcACCAACCTCTGTACATGTTTGCTATTGTGGTTGCCTACAACACACAAATAAACAAAGATGAAGGATGTCCTTTTTGTTTGTTACATATATAGAAAAGCATGAAAAGATGGGCCGTCtttttgcaaatatatatatatttgaacctAAAACTCATGTAAACAACAAAAAATTCATTACTTACTGTAACTCATGTCTAGACCCTCCATTGAATTgatcttttgttttttattttgaataaaaaatccaACTGATGATGATTTTTTcagttaaaataaaaacaaaaattaaaaaaaatgaatttattaaaaacaaccttatatatttaaaataaattatattattatgatgttaattttgtctttttcttatttaaaa is a window of Gossypium hirsutum isolate 1008001.06 chromosome D08, Gossypium_hirsutum_v2.1, whole genome shotgun sequence DNA encoding:
- the LOC107962784 gene encoding mucin-1; the encoded protein is MAKLEFLTIAFLLFLQLTFAAILPQPAPAPAPSPGTQSPAPAPAPSPGTQSPAPPPAPSPGTQSPAPPPAPSPGTQSPAPASSPSDPVQASSPSPYSNIGHNNVNPDVKNASGGGGMSAGKKAGIVVGVLIAACLVVVGGLVYKKRRDNIRRSQYGYAARAELL